The following proteins come from a genomic window of Chitinivibrionales bacterium:
- the murB gene encoding UDP-N-acetylmuramate dehydrogenase, producing the protein MPDKVLLDFFESRSTGCYHIDEPLSLHTSYRVGGPADIFAFPDRLDTLIEILQFCKKNRIPFFFLGQGANVLVSDKGYRGVVVTLRRGFNSLSSDGPFVDIDAGVLLRDLVIFCEYNSLGGVEYLAGIPGTVGGALTMNAGVDRAEIGDVVEKVTILDHNYIPVTINRNEISFGYRSAPELQGRPVIGCLLKLSRANQAHLKEIRCSQISRRRKKQPLEMPSCGSVFKRPPGYYVGQMVEELGLKGFRHNDAKISEKHGGFILNCGNARADDILFLIKKMRAEILRQYNVKLEPEVRFLGFERPVDELPETDF; encoded by the coding sequence ATGCCGGATAAAGTTCTACTCGATTTCTTTGAAAGCCGAAGCACGGGGTGTTATCATATCGATGAGCCCCTCTCGCTGCATACGTCATACCGGGTCGGCGGACCGGCCGACATATTCGCCTTTCCCGACAGACTCGACACTCTGATCGAAATCCTTCAGTTTTGTAAAAAAAACCGCATTCCATTTTTCTTTCTCGGCCAGGGCGCCAATGTCCTTGTTTCAGATAAGGGATACCGGGGAGTGGTTGTCACCCTGCGCAGAGGTTTTAACTCACTTTCTTCTGACGGCCCTTTCGTTGATATTGATGCCGGCGTTTTACTTCGGGACCTTGTGATTTTTTGCGAGTACAACTCTCTTGGCGGTGTCGAGTATTTAGCAGGAATTCCCGGTACGGTTGGTGGCGCACTTACCATGAACGCCGGTGTCGATCGTGCTGAAATCGGTGATGTTGTCGAGAAGGTAACGATACTGGACCACAATTATATCCCTGTGACTATAAACCGGAATGAAATTTCCTTTGGCTACCGTTCCGCGCCCGAACTCCAAGGCCGGCCTGTAATCGGCTGTCTTCTGAAGCTTTCCCGGGCCAACCAGGCCCATCTGAAAGAGATACGTTGTTCGCAAATCAGCAGGCGCCGAAAAAAACAGCCCTTGGAGATGCCGTCATGCGGAAGCGTATTCAAACGACCCCCCGGCTATTATGTCGGACAGATGGTCGAAGAGCTTGGCTTGAAAGGATTTCGGCATAATGATGCAAAAATCTCCGAAAAACATGGTGGTTTCATTCTCAATTGCGGAAATGCCCGGGCCGATGATATTCTCTTTTTAATTAAAAAAATGCGCGCTGAAATACTCAGGCAATACAATGTCAAACTAGAACCCGAAGTGCGCTTTCTTGGATTCGAACGGCCGGTTGATGAACTTCCGGAAACGGATTTTTAG
- a CDS encoding tetratricopeptide repeat protein, which produces MDKNQTADTPLELYEKAYKLHYQEYKIAEACAIYRQLIEKFPDSRECGYAVIQLNKIESNKVAKRLLQSSTVSPRISYAALIIGIVSLVITLSVLILFSVEFNNREKEIAESLTVIRSSVDTTRQEINNALRISRALGALVGGNDDHALEILRTVQSSGSPAIASYSIAADIYLQKKQYKKAIAEYENLRNIFPELEFIPDKIAMIKSRIEPVENDTAREEAANIADSNHPKSGASLNSAQQKSSESTFKKSLLVVDSVEFF; this is translated from the coding sequence ATGGATAAAAACCAGACCGCAGATACACCCCTTGAGCTTTACGAAAAAGCCTACAAACTCCATTACCAGGAATATAAGATCGCCGAGGCATGCGCTATCTACCGACAGTTGATCGAAAAATTCCCCGATTCACGGGAATGTGGGTACGCGGTCATTCAGCTCAACAAAATCGAATCGAACAAGGTAGCAAAACGGCTCCTGCAATCGTCAACCGTCTCTCCCCGTATTTCCTACGCTGCACTAATTATAGGAATTGTCTCCCTGGTAATTACGCTCTCGGTTCTTATCCTTTTTTCTGTAGAGTTTAATAATCGGGAAAAGGAAATTGCCGAGTCTCTTACGGTAATCCGTTCATCAGTTGATACCACCCGGCAGGAAATCAACAACGCACTCCGTATCTCCCGGGCCCTCGGAGCCTTGGTTGGCGGTAACGATGACCATGCTCTTGAAATTCTCCGAACGGTCCAGTCGTCCGGCAGCCCGGCAATTGCATCATACAGCATTGCCGCCGATATTTATTTGCAAAAAAAACAATACAAAAAAGCAATCGCAGAATACGAAAACCTTCGGAATATTTTCCCCGAACTGGAATTTATCCCCGATAAAATCGCCATGATTAAAAGCAGAATAGAACCGGTCGAAAACGATACTGCCCGAGAAGAAGCAGCAAACATCGCCGATTCAAACCACCCAAAATCCGGAGCTTCCCTGAATTCGGCTCAGCAAAAAAGCTCCGAATCGACCTTTAAAAAATCGTTGCTTGTTGTCGACAGTGTGGAATTCTTCTAA
- a CDS encoding HD domain-containing protein, with translation MPKKNEKEQLAHDIVRRLNRHGYRALYAGGYVRDMLLGIANGKESDIDIATSARPEDIARVFPKVARVGEHFGVMIVIRNNIPFEVATFRADIGIKDGRHPNEVAFVDEREDAQRRDFTINGLFYDPETREVLDYVSGKEDLEKGIIRAIGNPEERFREDYLRLLRAIRFSARFDYAVEDTTWKAVCSARKGIGAISPERIFQELDKMLRSPHPDRAIILLHESGLLPLILPEIQALVGVEQPPEFHPEGDVFAHTVKALGLLKDPSQCAAWSVLLHDIGKPGTMKRMDRIRFNQHQHIGALMSRKVLKRLKASRALIENVYECIDNHMNFMNVKKMRLSTLKKFLARPTFDDEMVLHKVDCLASHGDLENYEFLKEKKQELTAEMIKPAPFLRGKDLIDAGLTPGPLFGKILKQAYDLQLEERITTRDEALEWLHKTIEKKPIQ, from the coding sequence ATGCCTAAAAAAAATGAAAAAGAACAATTAGCCCACGACATTGTCCGCCGCCTCAACCGCCATGGATACAGAGCGCTTTATGCAGGGGGATATGTGCGTGATATGCTGCTTGGGATTGCAAATGGAAAAGAAAGCGATATCGATATCGCAACAAGCGCCCGCCCGGAAGATATTGCCCGGGTTTTTCCGAAAGTCGCCCGCGTGGGTGAGCATTTCGGTGTTATGATTGTAATCAGGAACAATATCCCCTTTGAGGTAGCAACCTTCCGTGCCGATATCGGTATAAAAGACGGGCGCCATCCAAATGAAGTTGCCTTTGTTGATGAACGCGAGGATGCTCAACGCCGGGATTTTACTATCAACGGACTCTTTTACGATCCCGAGACAAGGGAAGTACTCGATTATGTTTCCGGCAAAGAAGATCTTGAAAAGGGAATCATTAGAGCAATCGGGAATCCCGAAGAACGGTTCAGGGAAGACTACCTCAGGCTGCTTCGGGCCATCCGCTTTTCCGCACGATTCGATTATGCTGTCGAGGATACCACCTGGAAAGCGGTATGCAGTGCCCGGAAGGGAATCGGTGCCATATCACCCGAAAGGATATTTCAGGAACTGGACAAGATGCTTCGCTCCCCGCATCCGGACAGGGCGATTATCCTTTTACACGAATCCGGGCTCCTTCCCTTGATTCTTCCGGAAATCCAAGCACTTGTGGGTGTCGAGCAACCCCCGGAGTTTCATCCGGAAGGTGATGTCTTTGCTCATACGGTAAAAGCGCTCGGCCTTTTAAAAGATCCCTCACAGTGTGCAGCCTGGAGCGTCCTTCTCCACGATATCGGGAAACCCGGTACCATGAAACGAATGGACCGGATACGGTTCAATCAACATCAGCATATAGGCGCACTTATGTCACGAAAAGTGCTGAAACGGCTCAAAGCATCCCGCGCACTCATCGAAAATGTCTATGAGTGTATCGACAACCACATGAATTTCATGAATGTCAAAAAAATGAGGCTGTCGACGCTCAAAAAATTTCTTGCCCGCCCAACTTTCGATGATGAAATGGTTCTTCACAAAGTAGACTGCCTGGCAAGTCATGGGGATCTGGAAAATTACGAATTCCTGAAAGAAAAGAAACAAGAACTCACTGCCGAAATGATAAAGCCCGCTCCCTTTTTGCGGGGAAAAGATTTAATCGACGCCGGTCTGACTCCCGGCCCTCTGTTCGGAAAAATCCTCAAACAGGCTTATGATCTTCAGCTGGAAGAAAGAATTACAACCCGGGATGAAGCTCTGGAATGGTTGCACAAGACCATCGAAAAGAAGCCAATACAATGA
- a CDS encoding ribosome maturation factor RimP — protein MNIRDQIIQTVENRLTKLGFELFELKVIPTGPRKIVRVYIDSPTGVTIENCENVSRDLSMLLDVENIFGRQPYILEVSSPGADRPLQTEKDYQRNTGRPVKLKLKEQFEKSKTLTGKILGSSGSGVRLLVKEREVEIPFSQIEHAKIEFEFK, from the coding sequence ATGAATATTCGGGACCAGATCATTCAAACAGTCGAGAACAGGCTCACAAAGCTTGGGTTCGAACTATTTGAATTGAAAGTCATTCCTACCGGTCCCCGGAAAATCGTTAGAGTATATATCGACAGTCCCACTGGGGTGACTATCGAAAATTGTGAGAATGTAAGCAGAGATCTGTCTATGTTGCTTGATGTAGAAAATATTTTTGGCAGGCAGCCGTACATTCTTGAAGTCTCATCACCCGGCGCCGACCGCCCGTTGCAAACCGAAAAGGATTATCAGCGGAATACCGGACGGCCGGTCAAACTCAAACTGAAAGAACAATTCGAAAAAAGCAAAACTCTTACCGGGAAAATCCTGGGATCTTCAGGTTCCGGGGTGCGGCTTCTGGTAAAGGAACGTGAAGTAGAAATTCCATTTTCACAGATAGAACATGCAAAAATTGAATTCGAATTCAAGTAA
- the nusA gene encoding transcription termination factor NusA — protein MKRKTKVKLAKELDIATAIGSLTKEKSIPQDLVLDSLKEALSGAAKRYLGTPINVEVKVDREKGTIEVYTRRTVVEEVEDPEKEIGVQEAKTLDPELEVGDELIEDLDIAMFGRTAIQTAKQVIVQRVREAEREKIFQDYSDRIGELITGTIQQIDKGNILVNLGRTEALLPYKEQIRKERFRQGDTIRACITEVKNNTKGPQIIISRTCPDFLARLFELEVPEIFDKTVRIVKVARDPGHRSKIVVATSDERVDPVGACVGMRGNRVQAIVRELSNERIDIINWTSELSLLVRRVFSPAEVKRVFEIGDNKIVVIIEEDDLAQAIGKEGQNIRLASRILNREIDVYGDEEFGAMTDAQKEEALREEIEEPEEEVEETGVEASEEAESDETADIGEETPAETGETEAETEAETGEETGEEEENEELVGVSDESSEATPADNQDIEKADKISATEEAEKEHDAAEEQGSESEKEEQQS, from the coding sequence ATGAAGCGAAAAACAAAAGTTAAACTTGCTAAAGAACTGGATATTGCCACGGCAATAGGCAGCCTGACTAAAGAAAAAAGTATTCCCCAGGACCTGGTTTTAGATTCTTTAAAGGAAGCGCTTTCCGGTGCTGCAAAAAGATATTTAGGCACACCGATAAACGTTGAGGTTAAAGTCGACCGGGAAAAAGGAACCATCGAGGTCTATACCCGTCGCACGGTTGTCGAGGAAGTTGAGGACCCTGAAAAAGAGATCGGTGTCCAAGAAGCTAAAACGCTCGATCCGGAACTGGAAGTCGGTGATGAGCTGATTGAAGATCTCGATATTGCGATGTTCGGCCGTACCGCAATCCAGACCGCAAAACAGGTCATTGTCCAGCGGGTAAGAGAAGCCGAGCGGGAAAAAATATTTCAGGATTATTCCGACCGTATTGGAGAACTCATTACCGGCACGATCCAGCAGATCGATAAAGGAAATATCCTCGTTAATCTGGGCCGCACAGAAGCGTTGCTTCCCTATAAAGAGCAGATTCGCAAGGAACGTTTTCGTCAGGGAGATACGATTCGGGCCTGTATTACCGAAGTGAAAAACAATACCAAGGGCCCGCAGATCATCATTTCCCGGACCTGTCCCGATTTTCTTGCCCGTCTTTTTGAACTGGAAGTGCCGGAAATTTTTGATAAAACAGTTCGAATAGTTAAAGTGGCCCGCGATCCAGGCCACCGGTCAAAAATAGTGGTCGCTACCTCAGATGAACGGGTCGATCCTGTTGGTGCGTGCGTCGGCATGCGTGGAAACAGGGTTCAGGCCATTGTTCGTGAACTCTCCAACGAGCGTATCGATATCATTAACTGGACCAGCGAGCTGTCACTCCTGGTGCGCCGGGTCTTCTCTCCCGCTGAAGTCAAGCGTGTTTTTGAAATTGGTGATAACAAAATTGTCGTTATTATCGAAGAAGACGATCTTGCTCAGGCGATCGGAAAAGAGGGCCAGAATATCAGACTGGCATCACGCATACTCAATAGAGAAATCGATGTCTACGGTGATGAAGAATTTGGGGCAATGACCGATGCGCAAAAGGAAGAGGCGCTCAGGGAAGAGATCGAAGAACCTGAAGAAGAGGTCGAAGAAACCGGCGTCGAAGCTTCAGAAGAAGCCGAGAGTGACGAAACGGCTGATATCGGTGAAGAAACTCCAGCCGAAACCGGGGAAACAGAGGCTGAAACAGAGGCTGAGACCGGTGAAGAGACCGGTGAGGAAGAAGAAAATGAAGAGTTGGTTGGCGTTTCTGATGAATCTTCGGAAGCAACTCCAGCCGACAATCAGGATATTGAAAAAGCAGACAAAATAAGCGCAACCGAAGAAGCTGAGAAGGAACACGACGCGGCTGAAGAACAAGGCAGTGAAAGTGAAAAAGAAGAGCAGCAATCATAA
- the infB gene encoding translation initiation factor IF-2, with the protein MAKEKVYKLAQEFKVSSEALVQMLRGMGIPVKSHMSTVDETLRDEIKQKFEQERAEIKKEYTRKKEMLAKKREELLAKAETKEAPAPEPEAQPRQRKRTERKASPHPRRDSGKVEVYPVDKEQAKTGPQKAPSSEAGPSRGGKPGGYNKKQKKKHGKRRHEQPEIRQGELKSNVKKTLAKIGAGSAKKKYKKDIKKETDETEEKKILEVSEFVTAAELANMIGKAISEVIAKCLELGLFVTINQRLDFETIELLADEFGYSAKLLEEYAPEEESESEEELQGEIIPRAPIVTVMGHVDHGKTSLLDYIRRTNVIAGEAGGITQHIAAYEIKTNHGNVTFLDTPGHEAFTAMRARGSQITDVIVLIVAADSGVMPQTKEAIDHARAANVPIVVAVNKVDLPTANIDKVKGELAQYNVVVEEYGGTISCIEISAKTGLGVDKLLETLALETEMLELKSSADGKASGVVIESELDRGKGAIATILVRKGTIRKGDPFVTGIHHGRVRDLFNERGASVDTAGPSQPVIVLGLTGTPQAGDTFKVVEDEKQAREISGRRRLAQKERELRRISTVSLDHLYEQIKAGNVQSLNLIVKGDVDGSVEALAESCIKLTNDEIRVNVIRKGVGAVNEADIMLAAASNAIIIGFHISPNTKIRELAKKEGVDIRTFRIIYEAVDAIKLAMEGMLAPEIKENILSNTEVREVFKISKIGIVAGCMVTSGAVTRGSKARIIRDDIEIADTEISSLRRHKDDVKQVQSGYECGVTIHRFSDFKVGDRIETYEEVEIARKLQA; encoded by the coding sequence ATGGCTAAAGAAAAAGTTTACAAACTGGCACAGGAATTCAAAGTTTCGAGCGAAGCATTGGTACAAATGCTTCGTGGTATGGGTATTCCCGTCAAAAGTCATATGAGCACTGTTGACGAAACTTTGCGGGATGAAATCAAGCAGAAATTCGAGCAGGAACGCGCTGAAATCAAGAAAGAATATACCCGTAAAAAGGAAATGCTTGCTAAAAAGCGTGAAGAACTGCTTGCCAAAGCCGAAACCAAAGAAGCGCCCGCACCGGAACCGGAAGCTCAACCCCGGCAACGGAAAAGAACAGAGAGAAAAGCCAGCCCCCATCCCCGGCGGGATAGCGGAAAGGTGGAGGTATATCCTGTTGATAAGGAACAGGCCAAAACCGGTCCCCAAAAGGCACCTTCTTCAGAAGCCGGTCCTTCTCGTGGAGGAAAACCCGGCGGCTATAATAAAAAGCAGAAGAAAAAGCATGGCAAACGGCGACATGAACAGCCGGAAATCAGACAAGGCGAACTTAAATCGAATGTAAAAAAGACGCTGGCAAAAATCGGCGCCGGATCGGCGAAGAAAAAGTATAAAAAAGATATCAAAAAAGAGACCGATGAAACAGAAGAAAAGAAAATTTTAGAGGTCAGTGAATTTGTTACCGCAGCCGAACTGGCCAATATGATCGGTAAAGCCATCTCCGAAGTCATTGCAAAATGTCTGGAATTGGGCCTCTTTGTTACCATCAATCAGCGGCTGGATTTTGAAACTATCGAGCTTCTTGCCGACGAATTCGGATATTCGGCAAAACTCCTTGAAGAGTATGCGCCCGAAGAAGAATCCGAATCCGAAGAAGAGTTACAGGGAGAGATTATTCCCCGCGCGCCGATTGTGACGGTTATGGGTCATGTCGACCACGGAAAAACGTCATTACTCGATTATATTCGCCGGACCAATGTCATCGCCGGTGAGGCGGGCGGTATTACGCAACATATTGCAGCCTACGAAATCAAAACCAATCACGGTAATGTGACCTTCCTCGATACACCGGGTCACGAAGCCTTTACCGCCATGCGTGCCCGTGGTTCACAGATTACCGATGTTATCGTTCTTATCGTGGCCGCCGACTCAGGGGTCATGCCGCAGACAAAAGAAGCGATCGACCATGCCCGGGCAGCTAATGTTCCGATTGTCGTAGCAGTCAATAAAGTCGATCTTCCTACCGCAAATATCGACAAGGTTAAAGGTGAGCTGGCCCAGTACAATGTCGTTGTTGAAGAATACGGAGGAACAATATCCTGTATCGAAATTTCGGCGAAAACCGGTCTTGGCGTCGACAAGCTTCTGGAAACCCTTGCGCTCGAAACCGAAATGCTCGAGCTTAAATCCTCGGCCGATGGAAAAGCGTCCGGGGTTGTTATCGAGTCGGAACTTGACCGCGGAAAGGGCGCTATTGCCACGATTCTTGTACGAAAAGGAACCATAAGAAAAGGCGATCCCTTTGTCACCGGAATTCATCATGGCCGTGTGCGCGACCTGTTTAACGAACGGGGAGCCTCGGTCGATACCGCAGGACCGTCACAACCGGTTATAGTCCTCGGACTCACCGGCACACCGCAGGCAGGTGACACCTTCAAGGTCGTCGAAGATGAAAAACAGGCCAGAGAAATCAGCGGCCGACGACGCCTTGCCCAGAAAGAACGGGAACTCCGGCGGATCAGTACGGTCTCTCTCGACCATCTTTACGAGCAAATTAAAGCCGGAAACGTTCAGTCACTCAATCTTATTGTTAAAGGTGACGTGGACGGCTCTGTTGAAGCACTCGCCGAATCATGCATCAAACTCACTAACGATGAAATCCGGGTGAATGTTATCCGGAAAGGCGTCGGCGCCGTGAATGAAGCCGATATTATGCTGGCAGCAGCATCAAATGCCATTATTATCGGTTTTCATATCAGCCCGAACACCAAAATCCGTGAGCTGGCGAAAAAAGAAGGCGTCGATATCAGAACGTTCCGGATTATTTATGAAGCCGTTGATGCGATCAAGTTGGCTATGGAAGGCATGCTTGCACCGGAAATTAAGGAAAATATTCTTTCCAATACCGAGGTCCGTGAAGTTTTCAAGATTTCGAAAATCGGAATTGTGGCCGGCTGCATGGTAACCTCGGGCGCCGTTACCCGTGGTTCAAAAGCTCGCATAATTCGCGACGATATAGAAATTGCTGATACCGAAATATCATCGCTGCGCCGTCATAAAGACGACGTCAAGCAGGTCCAGAGTGGCTACGAATGCGGTGTCACGATCCATAGATTTTCCGACTTTAAAGTCGGTGACAGAATCGAAACCTATGAAGAGGTTGAGATCGCTCGTAAGCTCCAGGCTTAA
- the rbfA gene encoding 30S ribosome-binding factor RbfA produces the protein MTSPQYHIHRLKELLHREVGRAISTQVRDPRVPPLLTITDVTISPDSRNATVYVHIQSEEVDKEEAVRALNKAAPFIQKFVAGRVSTRRLPKLYFKIDTSLDRGYRVDELLRDMENDLD, from the coding sequence ATGACTTCACCGCAGTATCACATACACAGACTCAAAGAGCTCCTTCACCGTGAAGTAGGCAGGGCCATTTCTACTCAGGTCAGAGACCCCCGCGTTCCGCCCCTGCTGACCATTACCGATGTAACCATCTCGCCCGACAGCCGTAATGCAACGGTATACGTTCACATTCAATCGGAGGAAGTTGACAAAGAAGAGGCCGTTCGGGCCCTCAATAAAGCGGCGCCCTTTATCCAGAAATTTGTCGCCGGACGGGTATCCACCCGGCGGTTGCCGAAACTCTATTTCAAGATCGACACCTCACTCGACCGGGGATACCGGGTGGATGAACTCTTACGGGATATGGAAAATGACCTGGACTGA